gttttccttccaaggagtaagcgtcttttactttcatggttgcaatcaccatctgcagtgattttggagccccccaaaataaagtctgacactgtttccactgtttccccatctatttcccatgaagtgatgggaccagatgccatgatcttagttttctgaatgttgagctttaagccaactttttcactctcctcttttactttcatcaagaggcttttgagttcctcttcactttctgccataagggtggtgtcatctgcatatctgaggttattgatatttctcctggcaatcttgattccagcttgagcttcttccagcccagcatttctcatgatgtactctgcatataagttaaataagcagggtgacaatatatagccttgatgtactccttttcctatttggaaccagtctgttgttccatgtccagttctaactctaaCCCCTGAGCAAACAACCTAGACAGTTAGTTTGGTTCTCAAAGGTTGTTACTGGAATTGACAGATGGAGATTCTGCCTGGTGACCAGGGAAGTCAAACTTCACTGGAACAACTGCCCAGGCCGGAAGGCTGACACCAGTCCAAGGCCAACTCTGACAAGCCAATAAGGTCTCTGACAAGCAAATAAGGTCTCTGACAACTTAGCTAGCATTTCTCAGTCCCTAAGCCTGCAGGGCTGTGAAAAAGGGGAGCAATTCTGTTCCAGGGATATACCAACCATGAACTTTCCTTTGGGCACAGCCTGTGACATTCTCACCCTATATAACTCAATAGGGTACATAATCAATCTATTCAATAGCATGATCACACTCAAGGCTcacaaaaaatgtatatataagaaTCATATTCACCCAatatatcagaaatgaaaactgaaactgaTTCCAAAAACATAATCTAATCAACTCTTCAATAAAATGACGATAATAATAATAGccaaaatattttgtgtttactatgttccaggcatgGTTCTAAGACTTTACATTCATCATCTTATTTACTCTTACAATATCCCCCACAAGGTAAGCTGAAATACTAACCCTActtatagataaagaaattgcAGCTTAGAGATATTTAATACCTTCAAATCTCTCTGGCTAGAAAACCTAaaattgcaacaacaacaaaaatctaagaGACAAAGTCAGGACTCAAACACAGGTGTCCAAGGCTTATAGTCACTatactattctgtatgatacgtCAGCAATCGAGAAACAAGAACCGGATCAAACACTTTCTATATGAACTGAGGCAAGTCAGTCTACATCTAAACAGTGGGGACAAtaatatttgtgtcatttttctcATAAACGCCACAAAGAACAAATTTGAGACTGTTGTTGTGAAAGCATTTGGTAAATGAAAGAATAtgtagtgttttatttatttttaaacattcttttttttactttttatttacctatttacttggctgtgccaggtcttagctgtgacatgcagaatctttagttgtggcatgtgggagccACATGCTACTTCACTGATGAGacatcaaacccaggccccctgtattgggagcacagggtcttagccactagaccaccagggaaatccctatgtCGTGTTTTAGATAACCATTATTTTCATCCAAATAACTTTTCAAATAAGTTTAATTGCTCATTGAAACTGAAGTACTTTAAGGAGAATCAAAAAAAGTCTTACCTAAAACCACAATCTGCAGTTTCTGGAATGCATCCGTCATAGCCTTCTGAATAGCAAGCTTCtgggttttcttccttttcataagGAGTGATAATGGCCCTAAATCCAACCaaaacaaatgaatttaaaatgctTATCTGGATAACTGATTTCTAggttatatgtttaaaaatttaaaaatgcacctGTGATTCTTAGATCATTATCTTAGTGATTAAGGGTGAACACAACACTAGGGTATGGTTGAATGACTACGATGCAGTTATATTCTGGCAGGGCAGGTTTTCCCTGCTCACATCTATTCTTGAAGTTCCTGAAATACTGGATGGGAGATGCAAACCAAGAACATGACACAAATCTCTCATTTCTCACAGATTCCACATGGACAAGCTACAGCCATGCTCCTGCAGACTTCTGCGTTGAGAGGGCTGGATTCACACAGTGAGACAGATGCTCTGGCCTCTCCCCAGGCATCACTCTTAGGTGGATGGTGGGGCCTCCTCCACTCCCTTTGCTAACAGCCCTACTTCtgactgaagcccaagtgctatGGGAATCCATACCAATGGGAATCCCCTTTCCAGGGATCTACATTTGACTTTCTCCACTCAAGCCCTTCCATAGGAGGCAAAGGACTGAACCTTTACACAAGAGTTTATTTAAATCTTTAGACAATGATTTTGTTGGGATAACTGAAGGCCACAAGAGATCTGTATTTGAAGGACTATTTTAGCAGAAAACAATTAaccaaaaatgggaaaaaaaaaaaaaaaacaccttaattTTCCCTCCTCCCTGGCAGGCAGTCAGTTCTAAAACTCTAAAGTTTAAGGTCCTGTCAGGTATTGCCTAAGTTAAAATCCTATGTGGCAAAGGAGAGAAACTCTGCCCAGGACTTCAGCTGCTTGGCAAAGGTGATGATGTATCTGAAAAGGCGTgtttcagaaagaaaggaaaacagacctTCTTCCAAGTTATCCAAAGGTTCCTCAGCCATGCCAACTCCTGGACTTCTGCACTCATAGGATGGCAACACCACCTCTAAAGCACAGAAGAACTTCAGGCTTTGCCTCTGAAGAGGTGCCACCATATCTTCATTTTCCGTTTCTTCttcagggtcagaaagatcctgaAGCTGTTAGGATTTTGAATTAAAGATTATACTTCAAAATATTctgttttgaaaactaaaaaactCCCATCAATCCCAGTTAATAGTTGAGGTGTCATATAGCTTCAAAATCAAGTGAGATTTGCAAATGAATTACTAGGTACAGAGAACTATTTTTTATTATACATCACACAAATACTGGAGAAAATTATGGACACTGCCATTTAAGTCACTGAGATGATCACGAATTCTAGGTGGCATGTCCATGCTCAGATACTTCCAATTGGAAGTCTTTTCCATCTCCTCCCTGTAGCCCAGTTCTAGTTTTCTTTCTAAAGTCAAGGAGTTCAATGTTGAAAGGGGCCTGGTTGGTCAAAGAAAATCTAGAGCTTACCTTGATGATCCTTTTTGACCATCCATTGAAACCAAAGTAGTAATTTGCCAATTCTTGGCATCTGGAGCTGTTTAGGGCAAGGGCGTTGTGTTGAACCGCCTTATGTTGGGTGCCAAGACGAATCTAAAGACATAAGAACCCTAAAAATATCACAATCTGACATAGACTTATTTTGAATATACCTGTTTGTCAATACCAGTTTCACGTTcttgtgttgtttagttgctgagttgtgtccgactcttgtgaccccatagactgtagccttccaggttcctctgtccataggatttcccaggcaagaatactggagtgggttgccatttcctcctctgggggatcttcccacccagggagtTAACCctcgtctcctgaattgcagccagattctttatcactgagccacctgggaaaccccaaccAATTTCAGAGTGGTTGTAAAGATTATATATGACATTTTAAGCAATGAGTTCACAGTGAGCCCTAAATAagtgttctttattatttttaataagtcaGTATTTTTCTGCATCATTTCCAGAACCCCTGATTCATCGGAAGGTTTCCCTGACCTCTGGTGGTGAAAGTGATGATGAAagcaaccaaggaagcccagcaGAAGCCTATTATAGGGCTGTGGGtaagcaaaggaagaaaactttTAGTCATCTTATCCCCATCTTATCCTGCTTAAGAATATGACCTGAAGGGGAGATAAGGTAGACCTGCCACTGAAGTAGGACCTTAATCTGTAGCACCCCCTCCCCAAGTTACTAACCCCTGTTAGAAGAGGGAATACACATACCTCTATAAATTTTATAAGTAACCAAAAGATTTAGAGATTCATCTACATTAACAAGCTTCTTTGAGAGTATAAATATTTCCAGCATTAACTCTCCAAATAACTTACACAGTATCACATTACTGTGGATTTTTTACATCACTAGCACTTTGTTAAATGtctatttccattttaaacagggtgtagtatataaatatattaataaaaattcaaataaagtcaAAGCATTATTAATTCTTTATTGCTCTGTTTGTGGATCTTCCTCTATCACTAGTTTATGAACTTCTTAAGTGCTGGAAGGAACCATATCTTGTTACCAGGAACAAGCATAATTCTTGGCATATAATAGAGGGCTGAGGGTCTGTCGACTCAGTGAACGAATGAAAGAATgagtaaataagaaaatgaaattactttTTCCAACTGAAGCTGCCTGCTGGGAAGGAGAAATGAAGACTAATTGTTAAATGTTGAGTGTCTTGTGGGAGGCTAGGCCCTGTATGGTGAGTCATAATTCAGCTGTCCTGGACAATAAGGAAGCCTCAGAAGAGCTCTGAGCGTAGTAGAGACAGTCTACATCTGGGATAACTTTGCCACAGTTCTCACTGGCAAACAACATATAATTAAACTAGGAAACAACTGGGAGGGGGGTAAAAACTCAAGGTTCTGCATTACATAAAGAAATCTAATATGAATGCCCTTTCCTCTCAACTGTATAGTGACTTAtacaatattttcttcatttctctatcAGTGATGGGTTTTATGGTCTGCAAATCTCAAAACCTAAGCTTACGGAATGGTCTTAATGGTCAATATAAGAAAAAGAGCTCATTACTCACAACTGATACCAAGTAATCGTTTCATAATCTTTCCAGTAATATCTAAGTGGGTACATGAAATGGTCGCAGCCAGTAGCAGGCAGATCATAGTCTCCAAATTAAAGAATGTCTGACAGGAAATCACTTCAATCATAGTGAGGAGAGCCCAGATTGAAGAGGGTATGAAACAGGGTACAAAAGTGGGAAGTACTGTACCTAGAGTCACGTCTGAGGAGAGTTTTCAGATTCAATCAAGGTTAAACCAGTGAGGAAAGAAATATGGGTAAGAATAGGCAGCAAGGTCAGTGGGAAGTAGCCAGATCAAAAAACCAAccacagggtcttccctggtgatccagtggttaagactccactgtgcaaagcaggggacgtgggttcaatccttggtcagggaattaagatcccacacgccccggcgccacaactaagacttgacccagccaaataaataaataaatatttttaaaaagaagcagcagcCAACCAGAGGAGACATACAGTTATAAAGTGAAAGGCTTGGGAAATCTAAGCCTTACTCACTTATTCAGAGGAATTGAAAAAATCCTTGGAAAAGGAATGGTGGCTGAGTGGAGGGATATAATGAAATTTTCATTCTGGGGCTCTGGGGAAGTAAAACTGGCTGGCATGTTACTATGGAGCCATATTATTAGAATAATCATGCACTAAAgaatattttaaccattttctggAAACTGAAGGGAGTTCTGAATAGGCAGTTTgagaatgatgatgatgatgataaagcaTCCTTTATGTTACAACTGACTAAAGACTTTGTCAAGCtcacatatttaaaattcatataaaactataaagaacTCTTGTGAAGATTTAAATTAAGGGGCAGCATGAAATGACATGGGGTTTAACATCAGTAAGTTTGGGTTTGACCTCTAGTTTCCATATTTATTGTCATGAACCTTAAGTAAGTCAGTTAACCATCCTGAGTTcgagtttctttaaaaaagaagagaaaagaaatggggGTGAGGGGAAGAAATGGGGAGCTGTGGGGGGCGGTAAGTGGAGCAATGCATCTCAAAGCATTCTGTAAATGCTTTGAGTGCTTTACAAACGTTGGCCTATTCGTTTTAAATTCAGCACTTCATCCCAGCGGAGCGAGGAATTCCACATTTGGACCCACCTTCACTGGAGATTTCTGGAAAAGCTGCTTCTGGTTGCATGCCTTTTGGGCTCTGTGAGCATCCCTCGCTGAATAAAACTTGATGACGGCATAAAATCCAGGACCGGCCACGGCTGCGTTTGGGAAGACTCGGACCGAATACAGAAGGCCGAACTGGGAGAAGACTGTGAACAGAGAATGCTGTAGGGTGGTCCCACGCTAAGTAAGAGCAGGAAATTTCAAGCCCAGGAAACAAAATTGCCCATTCCCTTATATTCCCCCCAGCCCTTCGCCACAGGCGACGGTGGTGAGCCTCCAACTCCAAACACTTCTCATTTCACAAACAAGTTTCCCTCTGAACTGCTAAGCTTCGAGAAGCATTAGGAGGCAGTGTGAGGCCTGCTGGGAGCTCTCTCTCAAAAATCTGTAAGGACGAGTTGACTGCTCCGGTCGGCTCTAGAGCTAAGATTCCTCTCAGCAAAGACCACAGGCGGGCTAGGTGCTGAAGCAGCGCCCCCGGGGCTCCCAATTACTAGGACGCCAGGCGActttctccatccctccctccaccccggcCTGGCTCACTTGCAAGGCCTCGGCCGTGGGTCCAGAGCTCAGTTCCCACACAAGCAAGGTTTTGTCACTCCCTGTGGGAACCGCAAAAGGTACCAACTCTGCCATCCTACGGTCACCGCGCGTGCGCGGCTCGCGAGCAAGCCGCACTACGCCTGCGCACGGCGCGCCCGCGCTTTTTTAAAAGGAGCGCGTGAGGGGGCGGGGCCAGCTATGGGGGAGTGAGACGAGGGCGGTGCTCGGACCTCTCCTTCGCCCGCCCTCTCCTTCGCCCGCCCTCTCCTTCGCCCGCCCTCTCCTTCGCCCGCCCTCTCCTTCGCCCGCCCTCTCCTTCGCCCGCCCTCTCCTTCGCCCGCCCTCTCCTTCGCCCGCCCTCTCCTTCGCCCGCCCTCTCCTGGCGGGTCTCCGCCTCTAGTTCCCCTTCCGCAGCTCCGTCGCCGGGGAGACGTTGGAGTTTAGTGAGTCTACACCAGTGTATTTTGTGGATTGAGTCCAAAGCGTTAGTTTACTGGATCGAATGGTGCGGACTTTATAGCAGCTGGCTTCATCTTCAGACTCCCAGGGAAGACTAGAgtactaagtgaaagtgaagtcgctcagtcgtatccgactctttgcgaccccatggacagtagcctacgaggctccgccgtccatgggattttccaggcaagaatactggagtgggctgccatttccttctccaggggatcttcccaacccagagatcgaaccggggtctcctgcattgcagacagacgctttaccgtctgagccaccagggaagcccagagtagcaatggcaccccactccagtactcttgcctggaaaatcccatggacggaggagcctggtgggctgcagtccatggggtcgctaagagtcgaacacgagtGAGcggcttcattttcacttttcactttcatacattggagaaggaaatggcaacccactccagtgttcttgcctggagaatcccagggacgggggagcccggtgggctgccgtctgtggggtcgcacagagtcggacacgactgaagcgacttagcagcagcagcagtaaatacccactgaactttaaaattttagatgtcCCGACTCTGTGGGAAATGACCACCAAAGATGCAACACTTGGACCTAAGAGTGTTTGTTTCCatgagttttaaaatatgcaaatcaaGGTATAACTTACTAAAGCCATCAACAGTCTAGTTTGAAATCCTTAAAAAGCTGGTTTCTAGCCCGTTTTCCTAAAGTACCCCCAAATCACCTGCCATATTTCTGTACGCCTACCACGACTTTCTCCACTTCAATATATCAGAACTTTAGCCTCACTCATTACCTACTTCTGAGCTCTTTTACTTCAAAAATAGTTGACCTTAGAGGAATAACTTGCATCTTGATATTGTTTCAAACCAATAACTACAGattttattatctatttcatTATTCTTGCATTCATTGTATGTGTCCATTTATTCATTGTATCCATTGTTCAcagatgtctctgcttctccagCTGGATTATGAACACCACATGAACAACAGTTACCATTTATCATCCTTCTTCTTGTACCTAGCACACACTCATAATCTATTAGGTACTCAAATATAGGTGGAATTAATCATGAATAAATTAACACATTCTTTGCACAAGGAATGGTTTaataattccaaaaaaaaaaaaaatagagaagcttCTTTCATCGTGGTCTTCTTGGTTTGCAAATGACAGTCAGGAACCAGGGACCTGGGCCTGGATGGGAACAAGGAGGAAGCCCTAGAAAACCATTTATTCCTGGGGCTCTGGtcagttttatttgtaaatgggaagggaagaaaataacATGAAGTGGAGGCAAGAGGAAGAAGAATTGAAGAATTCCCGAGTGAGGAGAGGAGTTCTGGAATGACTCCACTACAGGCCTGCTCCCTGCC
The DNA window shown above is from Bos javanicus breed banteng chromosome 19, ARS-OSU_banteng_1.0, whole genome shotgun sequence and carries:
- the RDM1 gene encoding RAD52 motif-containing protein 1 isoform X1, with the protein product MAELVPFAVPTGSDKTLLVWELSSGPTAEALQHSLFTVFSQFGLLYSVRVFPNAAVAGPGFYAVIKFYSARDAHRAQKACNQKQLFQKSPVKIRLGTQHKAVQHNALALNSSRCQELANYYFGFNGWSKRIIKLQDLSDPEEETENEDMVAPLQRQSLKFFCALEVVLPSYECRSPGVGMAEEPLDNLEEGPLSLLMKRKKTQKLAIQKAMTDAFQKLQIVVLESGKIAVAYRSCEEVTDARTEEELQDLIQVSCFSRKPCGQGEEECLSDFSFEEQEFTVPELD
- the RDM1 gene encoding RAD52 motif-containing protein 1 isoform X2, with protein sequence MAELVPFAVPTGSDKTLLVWELSSGPTAEALQHSLFTVFSQFGLLYSVRVFPNAAVAGPGFYAVIKFYSARDAHRAQKACNQKQLFQKSPVKIRLGTQHKAVQHNALALNSSRCQELANYYFGFNGWSKRIIKLQDLSDPEEETENEDMVAPLQRQSLKFFCALEVVLPSYECRSPGVGMAEEPLDNLEEGPLSLLMKRKKTQKLAIQKAMTDAFQKLQIVVLESGKIAVAYRSCEEVTDARTEEELQDLIQADSLECRGPLRSLSCLGF
- the RDM1 gene encoding RAD52 motif-containing protein 1 isoform X3, translating into MAELVPFAVPTGSDKTLLVWELSSGPTAEALQHSLFTVFSQFGLLYSVRVFPNAAVAGPGFYAVIKFYSARDAHRAQKACNQKQLFQKSPVKIRLGTQHKAVQHNALALNSSRCQELANYYFGFNGWSKRIIKLQDLSDPEEETENEDMVAPLQRQSLKFFCALEVVLPSYECRSPGVGMAEEPLDNLEEGPLSLLMKRKKTQKLAIQKAMTDAFQKLQIVVLGQLLFPEAVWPRGGRMPLRLQL